From Styela clava chromosome 6, kaStyClav1.hap1.2, whole genome shotgun sequence, one genomic window encodes:
- the LOC144424235 gene encoding receptor-type tyrosine-protein phosphatase alpha-like, which yields MKVKCAQYWSEDGDQSITYGDITVNLIKISKCGDFVRRRFEISKNNVTREVLQFQFIAWPYRGIPVATSSLFRFHKAVAHPQSESVGPIVVHCRKNGQSNEIDHEFEMLNYFPPLDTVQAAGWKTENKHLNCDRTVIPYDHNAVSIKMNPADKCVPYYNASNITSYYPTDIFIAAQTPTSESTQVFWRMILDNKVSMIVSLCELAVSQIYYDQWPEQVNPANSSNILEIIASIERHNRTLASSENKTMLVHCSYLTILRLFSDGSGRTGTFCAISNLIERLKNENRVDILRTVKDLRDQRPMMVRNKGQYEFCYQAVSDFLQSFHLYENFQEKEGSDNMDQ from the exons ATGAAGGTTAAATGTGCACAGTATTGGTCCGAGGATGGTGATCAGAGCATCACGTATGGAGACATCACCGtcaatttaatcaaaatttCGAAATGTGGAGACTTCGTTCGTCGTCGGTTTGAAATATCCAAGAACAATGTG ACAAGAGAAGTCCTGCAGTTCCAGTTCATAGCATGGCCTTATCGTGGAATTCCTGTTGCAACATCGAGTTTGTTTCGATTCCACAAAGCAGTGGCCCATCCTCAAAGCGAATCCGTAGGACCGATTGTTGTGCATTGCAG aaaaaatggtCAGTCAAATGAAATCGATCATGAATTTGAGATGCTGAACTATTTTCCACCGCTCGACACAGTTCAAGCTGCTGGATGGAAGACGGAAAATAAACATTTGAATTGCGATCGGACAGTCATTCCAT atgacCACAATGCGGTGTCAATTAAGATGAATCCCGCTGACAAATGTGTCCCGTATTACAATGCCAGCAACATCACA TCCTACTATCCGACAGACATATTTATAGCAGCACAAACTCCAACTTCGGAAAGTACCCAAGTATTCTGGCGAATGATATTAGATAACAAAGTCAGCATGATTGTATCCTTGTGTGAG TTGGCAGTTTCACAAATTTACTACGACCAATGGCCTGAACAAGTAAATCCAGCAAATTCTAGCAATATTCTTGAGATAATTGCAAGCATTGAAAGACACAATCGAACATTGGCAAGTTCTGAGAACAAGACAATGCTTGTACATTGCAG ttatttaaCAATTTTGCGTTTGTTTAGTGATGGATCTGGACGAACTGGGACTTTTTGTGCCATTTCAAATCTTATCGAGAGactgaaaaatgaaaatcgtGTTGATatcttaagaacagtgaaagaTCTGAGGGATCAAAGACCGATGATGGTCCGAAATAAG GGTCAATATGAATTTTGCTATCAGGCTGTCAGCGACTTCCTTCAATCATTTCATCTTTATGAAAACTTTCAAGAGAAAGAAGGAAGCGACAATATGGACCAATAA